In Nocardioides sp. JS614, the sequence CGGCCCAGCCGCAGCGTCGCGCCGGCGGGCAGCCGCTCGGCCCGGCCGTGCCCGCGTGCCGCGCCGTCGATCTCCAACGGGGCCGGCGCCCCGGTGACCGCGACCCAGCAGGCGGTCTCGGCGCGCACCTCGAGCCCACCCAGCACGACCTCCAGGACCGCGGCGTCGGCGTCGTTGCCGACCAGCCGGTTGGCCAGTGCGGCCGCGGGCGCGTCGAGCGCGCCGGCCCGCGGGACGCCGAGGTGCGCCAGCCCGGACCGGCCCCGGTCCTGGACCAGCGTCAGCGGCCCGGCCGCCAGCACGTGCAGGCTCGGGTGCGTGCTCATGCCGGCACGAACCGGACGCGGGTGCCGGGGGCGAGCAGCGCCGGCCGCTCCCGGTCGGGGTCCCACAACACCGCGTCGGTGCGGCCGAGCAGCCGCCAGCCGCCGGGTGACGCCGACGGGTAGACACCGCACCACGGTCCCGCCAGGCCGACCGACCCTGCGGGGACCCGCGGGCGCGGCGACTCCAGACGGGGTACGGCGAGCTCCGCGGGCAGCCCGGCCAGGTAGGCGAACCCGGGGGCGAACCCGCAGAAGGACGCGACGTACTCCGTCGAGGAGTGGCGGCGCACGACTCCCTCGGCGTCGGTGCCCCACGCCTGGGCCACGGCCGCCAGGTCGGGGCCGTCGTAGGTCACCGGCACCTCCACCAGCACTCCGTCCGGCCGCGCGTCGGAGGGCGACCAGGACGCCAGCGCCGCCGCGAGCGCGCCGAGATCGGCCACGCCGTCGAACAGCACCGTCTCCGCGGCCGGCACGATCTCGAGCGCGGCCAGGCCGCTCGCGCGCGCCCAGGTGGCCAGGGCGAGGGCCGTCGTGGCGTCGCCGACCTCGGCGAGAGCGGCGGTGTCGCCGAAGGGACGCAGCTGCACAGGCATGAGATCCAGCATGGCGGGGAAATGGGTGAGGGGCTCCCGGTGGTATGAGCACCAGGAGCCCCTCGGCTCGACCGGAGACGGTGACGCCCGGTCGACCGAACCGGCCCTCCGACCCCGCCGTCCCCGTCACCGGGCCGGCGCCGCGAGTTGCCTCGCGGTGCGGATCTTCGTTCCTGTCCGATCCCCGACCCTCCGCAAGCGGTGGATCAGTAGGAGAGTTCTACGGGAGACCGCCGGCACCCCGCAAGACCCTCCGCGGAACCCACAGGTTCCTCCACAGGCGGCGCCCCGCTATCCACCACTCGAGCACGCTGTGCACAGGACCCGGTCCAGACCTGTGGACCAACCTGTGGGTGACGGGCTCGCCTCGACGCCCGCTAGGTCACGAAGGAGCGCAGCGTGAAGCCGGCATCCTGCAGCGACCGCCGTACGGCGAGCGCGTGGCCCACCGCGCCGGGCGAGTCGCCGTGCAGGCACACCGAGTCGACGCGCGCCGCGAGCGCCACCGCCTGCGCGACCACCCGGTCGGTGTCCTCGACCAGGGCGCCGGGTGCCGAGCGCGGCAGCAGCCGACCGTCCGCGGCGTAGCCCCGGTCGGGGAAGCCCTCGCGGAACACCGCCCGGCCGGCGGCCTCGGCCAGCCGCAGCAGCGCGCCGGGCATCCCCAGCACGGGCAGTCCACCGGATCCGTCGAGGACCGCCCGGGCCTGCACCTCGTCGTCGAGCACCCGGTGGTAGAGCGCGCCGTGCGGTTTGAGGTACCGGACCGCGGTGCCCTCGGCGGTCGCGATCTCGGAGAGCACGCCGACCTGGTCGGCGACGTGCTCGCGGAGCACGTCGTAGGACACCGAGAGCGGGACCCGCCCGAAGTTCTCGCGGTCGTCGTAGGAGACCTGGGCGCCCAGGCTGACCTCGCGCCGGACCGCCTCGGCACAGACCGCGCGCATCACGGCCCGACTGCCGGCGTGGTAGCCGCAGGCGACGTTCGCGCTCGTCACGACGGCCAGCAGCGCCGCGTCGTCGGTGATCTCCTCACCGAGGTCGGCGTTGAGGTCGATCCGGGGTCGCGCCATGGCCCGACGCTATCGTCGCGGCCATGCAGCCCTCCCTCGTCCCACCCGTCGCCGAGCGTCGCCCGACCACCGCCGAGCACCACGGCCACCAGCGGGTCGACGACTACGAGTGGCTGCGCGCCAAGGAGGCGCCCGAGGTGATCGCCTACCTCGAGGCCGAGAACGTCTACACCCGCGAGCGCACCGCCCACCTCGCCGACCTGCGCCAGGCGATCTTCGAGGAGATCAAGGCCCGCACCCGCGAGACCGACCTGTCGGTGCCGACCCGCAACCGCGGCTACTGGTACTACGGGCGCTCGTTCGCCGGCAAGGAGTACGGCGCGAGCTGCCGGGTCCCGGTCACCGACGCTGAGGACTGGGCGCCGCCGAAGCCCGCGGAGGACACCCGCCCGGACCAGCCGGCGCTCCCCGGTGAGCAGGTGCTGCTCGACCTGGACGCGCTCGCCGAGGGCCATGAGTTCTTCTCGCTGGGCGGCTCCTCGGTCAGCCCGGACGGCACGCTCCTGGCCTACGCGACCGACGTCGTCGGCGACGAGCGCTACACGATCCGGGTCTTGGAGATCGACAGCGGCGAACTGCGCACCGACGAGATCACCGGCGCCCTCGGCGGCGCGACCTGGGACCGCGCGGGCGAGAGCTTCTACTACACGACCGTCGACGAGACCTGGCGCGCCGA encodes:
- a CDS encoding 5-oxoprolinase subunit B family protein, producing MPVQLRPFGDTAALAEVGDATTALALATWARASGLAALEIVPAAETVLFDGVADLGALAAALASWSPSDARPDGVLVEVPVTYDGPDLAAVAQAWGTDAEGVVRRHSSTEYVASFCGFAPGFAYLAGLPAELAVPRLESPRPRVPAGSVGLAGPWCGVYPSASPGGWRLLGRTDAVLWDPDRERPALLAPGTRVRFVPA
- a CDS encoding 5-oxoprolinase subunit PxpA, which codes for MARPRIDLNADLGEEITDDAALLAVVTSANVACGYHAGSRAVMRAVCAEAVRREVSLGAQVSYDDRENFGRVPLSVSYDVLREHVADQVGVLSEIATAEGTAVRYLKPHGALYHRVLDDEVQARAVLDGSGGLPVLGMPGALLRLAEAAGRAVFREGFPDRGYAADGRLLPRSAPGALVEDTDRVVAQAVALAARVDSVCLHGDSPGAVGHALAVRRSLQDAGFTLRSFVT